The Thermus filiformis genome contains a region encoding:
- a CDS encoding SagB/ThcOx family dehydrogenase, which yields MDHPGKAFYRLSRLKPGDELPMRKLPAAKVYANPLETQALPLPRLEGGAPLWRVLARLSPRLPEVGSSLSLAEVSQILMVLAARGSAALAQKEGGRLYPSAGGAYPLEAYLVVQEVQGVFPGVYHYFPKEHQLFQIASRPDFSRLKAALLDLPLEKAAALLVLTLVPERSAALFGLRGYRYALLEAGYAAGLVLVAATGLGVSAYPAETFYDEEVGQILGLKEGEYPGLAILLGR from the coding sequence ATGGACCATCCCGGAAAAGCCTTCTACCGCCTGAGCCGGCTGAAGCCCGGGGACGAGCTCCCCATGCGGAAGCTCCCGGCGGCCAAGGTCTACGCCAACCCCCTGGAGACCCAGGCCCTCCCCCTGCCCCGGCTGGAGGGGGGCGCCCCCTTGTGGCGGGTCCTGGCCCGGCTCTCCCCCCGGCTTCCCGAGGTGGGCTCCTCCTTGAGCCTGGCCGAGGTCTCCCAGATCCTGATGGTTCTCGCCGCCCGGGGCAGCGCGGCCCTGGCCCAGAAGGAGGGGGGGCGGCTCTACCCCTCCGCCGGGGGGGCCTACCCCCTCGAGGCCTACCTGGTGGTCCAGGAGGTCCAGGGGGTCTTTCCCGGGGTCTACCACTACTTCCCCAAGGAGCACCAGCTCTTCCAGATCGCCTCCCGGCCGGACTTTTCCCGGCTCAAGGCCGCCCTTTTGGACCTTCCTTTGGAAAAGGCCGCCGCCCTTCTCGTCCTCACCCTGGTCCCCGAGCGGAGCGCCGCCCTCTTCGGCCTTAGGGGGTACCGGTACGCCCTTTTGGAGGCGGGCTACGCCGCGGGTCTGGTCCTCGTGGCGGCCACGGGGCTGGGGGTTTCCGCCTACCCCGCCGAGACCTTTTATGATGAGGAGGTGGGACAGATCCTCGGCCTCAAGGAGGGCGAGTATCCCGGATTGGCGATTCTTCTCGGGCGTTGA